One part of the Dioscorea cayenensis subsp. rotundata cultivar TDr96_F1 chromosome 2, TDr96_F1_v2_PseudoChromosome.rev07_lg8_w22 25.fasta, whole genome shotgun sequence genome encodes these proteins:
- the LOC120272029 gene encoding uncharacterized protein LOC120272029, producing the protein MSPNNPCILCGTSCETIDHLFGDCCIAKQVWSHLSLRINIFVHFPTGFASGLWLTDSNYSKHTTSIIATTAWFLWKSLCDAIFRNANINIPAAVCRALAHVQEHTNCIHGFLGQKLILNNFFESDELFLFTHAALLKIWMLIRWTIFSPLVLLFKWLWISIFLSNIYSSAHLQPSALSAILILLSLGDFALN; encoded by the exons ATGAGCCCTAATAATCCTTGCATCCTATGTGGCACTTCTTGTGAAACTATTGATCACCTTTTTGGTGATTGTTGTATTGCTAAACAAGTTTGGTCCCATCTCAGTTTAAGAATAAACATATTTGTTCATTTTCCCACTGGTTTTGCTTCTGGCCTTTGGCTCACTGATAGCAATTACTCTAAACATACCACTTCTATTATTGCCACCACAGCCTGGTTCCTTTGGAAATCCCTTTGTGATGCAATTTTCCGCAATGCCAATATTAATATCCCTGCTGCTGTTTGCAGAGCTCTTGCTCATGTACAGGAACATACCAATTGCATTCATGGTTTTCTTGGGCAAAAACTCATtctgaataatttttttgaaagtgATGAACTCTTCTTATTCACACAT GCTGCTTTACTCAAGATATGGATGCTAATTCGATGGACGATCTTTTCGCCCTTGGTGTTGCTCTTCAAGTGGCTTTGGATAAGCATTTTCCTGTCAAACATATATTCGTCAGCACATCTTCAACCATCAGCACTCTCTGCGATTCTGATTCTGTTATCACTTGGAGATTTTGCTCTCAACTAA